One genomic segment of Pseudonocardia sp. T1-2H includes these proteins:
- a CDS encoding LysR family transcriptional regulator, which translates to MDVDLRKLRYFVAVAEHLHFGRAAAALHIAQPVLSRQIRALEHELKTQLFDRTKRATALTRAGEQLLTDARPLLAGADALQRRVQRAALAADRFTVGFMPGLIVTPATRVLAARHRDLTVDVLRTSWDDQTEVVHDGRVDVSYVRLPIDQHGLQIRPLLTEPRVAAVPLDHLLAAKDGISISDLAHEHLLQNPDAVPEWRDIAVELRTGRGEPPPPIRTVEEKLEHVAAGRGLVVLPLSTATFYTRPDVAWVPIDDIGPNHVCLAWDNTRTDPLIHEFTEIATTQAQRPYTPA; encoded by the coding sequence ATGGATGTGGACCTGCGCAAGCTGCGCTACTTCGTCGCGGTCGCCGAGCACCTGCATTTCGGCCGCGCCGCGGCAGCGCTGCACATCGCCCAGCCCGTGCTCTCCCGCCAGATCCGTGCCCTGGAACACGAGCTGAAGACCCAGCTGTTCGACCGCACCAAACGCGCCACCGCGCTCACCCGCGCCGGCGAGCAACTCCTCACCGACGCCCGCCCCCTGCTCGCCGGCGCCGACGCCCTGCAACGACGGGTCCAACGCGCCGCACTCGCCGCCGACCGCTTCACCGTCGGGTTCATGCCCGGGCTCATCGTCACCCCCGCCACCCGTGTCCTGGCCGCCCGCCACCGCGACCTCACCGTCGACGTGCTGCGCACCAGCTGGGACGACCAGACCGAGGTCGTGCACGACGGCCGTGTGGACGTCAGCTACGTACGCCTGCCCATCGACCAGCACGGCCTGCAGATCCGCCCGCTGCTCACCGAACCCCGGGTGGCCGCGGTACCCCTCGACCACTTGCTGGCGGCCAAGGACGGCATCAGCATCAGTGATCTGGCCCACGAGCACCTGTTGCAGAACCCCGACGCCGTGCCCGAATGGCGCGACATCGCGGTGGAGCTGCGTACCGGCCGAGGAGAACCGCCGCCGCCGATCCGCACGGTGGAGGAGAAACTCGAGCACGTTGCGGCCGGCCGCGGGCTGGTGGTACTCCCTCTCTCCACCGCCACCTTCTACACCCGCCCCGACGTCGCCTGGGTTCCCATCGACGACATCGGGCCCAACCACGTGTGCCTCGCCTGGGACAACACCCGCACCGATCCCCTCATCCACGAGTTCACCGAGATCGCCACCACCCAGGCGCAGCGGCCCTACACCCCCGCCTGA
- a CDS encoding helix-turn-helix domain-containing protein: MPIAVDIDVMLARRKMSVGELADRVGITPANLAVLKNGRAKAVRFATLAALCEVLECQPGDLLRWEAEDAACPRAGVKTPGSTGP, encoded by the coding sequence ATGCCGATCGCCGTCGACATCGACGTGATGCTGGCCAGGCGGAAGATGTCGGTGGGCGAGCTCGCGGACCGCGTAGGGATCACGCCCGCCAACCTGGCGGTACTCAAGAACGGCCGCGCCAAGGCGGTGCGCTTCGCGACGCTCGCCGCGCTCTGCGAGGTGCTCGAGTGCCAGCCGGGCGACCTGCTGCGCTGGGAGGCCGAGGACGCCGCGTGTCCCAGGGCGGGCGTGAAGACGCCTGGCTCCACCGGCCCGTGA
- a CDS encoding SDR family oxidoreductase, with protein sequence MDLHGQRVVVLGGTSGVGLAVAAGAASAGAEVVVVSSRRSSVDKALSALPDGATGRVADLSDPSTVRGVLEEIGELDHLVYTAGESLALMPMAELDVEQARQFFGLRLFSALAAVSAAAPLVRTGGSITLTTGTAKDRPGAGWAVPASICGAVEALTKALAVELAPIRVNAVSPGVLRSPLWAGMSEAHREQMYRDVAAAIPAGRIGEVGDAAQAYLYCMTQTFTTGTVLTVDGGTVLV encoded by the coding sequence ATGGATCTGCACGGGCAGCGCGTCGTCGTTCTGGGCGGCACGTCGGGCGTCGGACTCGCGGTCGCGGCCGGCGCCGCGTCCGCCGGGGCCGAGGTCGTCGTCGTCTCCAGCCGCCGCTCCAGCGTCGACAAGGCGTTGTCCGCGCTCCCCGATGGGGCCACGGGCCGTGTCGCGGACCTCAGCGACCCCTCCACCGTCCGCGGCGTGCTCGAGGAGATCGGCGAGCTCGATCATCTCGTCTACACCGCGGGCGAGTCCCTGGCCCTGATGCCGATGGCGGAGCTCGACGTGGAGCAGGCACGGCAGTTCTTCGGTCTGCGCCTCTTCAGTGCCCTGGCCGCGGTGTCCGCGGCAGCGCCGCTGGTGCGCACCGGTGGCTCGATCACGTTGACCACCGGCACGGCCAAGGACCGTCCGGGCGCGGGCTGGGCCGTTCCGGCGAGCATCTGCGGCGCGGTGGAGGCGCTGACCAAGGCGCTGGCGGTCGAGCTCGCCCCGATCCGGGTGAACGCCGTGAGCCCGGGCGTGCTCCGCTCGCCCCTGTGGGCGGGGATGAGCGAGGCCCACCGCGAGCAGATGTACCGGGACGTCGCCGCGGCCATCCCGGCGGGGCGCATCGGTGAGGTCGGCGACGCCGCGCAGGCCTACCTGTACTGCATGACGCAGACCTTCACCACCGGCACGGTTCTGACCGTCGACGGCGGAACGGTCCTCGTCTGA
- a CDS encoding DUF2975 domain-containing protein gives MGKLTVRALRAVLVVMLAGTVFVQAGMVWALATDPEDGSLPLTPLRVITILGMASVQVALVCVWRLVTMVRRGTVFSHAAFRYVDVVIGAIVAAALVWFAVTVLNAPGQRDDPGVTVIMGGVGVAILGVALIVLVLRMLLAQAVARDVEAAQMRAELDEVI, from the coding sequence ATGGGAAAGCTGACCGTGCGTGCGCTGCGCGCCGTGCTCGTGGTGATGCTCGCCGGCACCGTGTTCGTACAGGCAGGGATGGTGTGGGCGTTGGCCACCGACCCGGAGGACGGGTCGCTCCCGCTGACCCCGCTGCGCGTGATCACGATCCTGGGCATGGCGTCGGTCCAGGTCGCCCTGGTCTGCGTATGGCGGCTGGTGACGATGGTGCGACGCGGAACCGTGTTCTCCCACGCCGCCTTCCGGTACGTGGACGTCGTGATCGGCGCGATCGTGGCGGCCGCCCTCGTGTGGTTCGCGGTCACGGTGCTCAATGCGCCGGGCCAGCGGGACGACCCGGGCGTCACCGTCATCATGGGCGGGGTTGGCGTGGCCATCCTGGGGGTCGCGCTCATCGTGCTCGTGCTGCGGATGCTGCTCGCCCAGGCCGTCGCGCGCGACGTCGAAGCGGCGCAGATGCGGGCCGAGCTGGACGAGGTGATCTGA